In the Armatimonadota bacterium genome, CTGAGGGCCACTCGTACCCGACGTAGATGTCCTCGGAGTTCTCGCGGAAGATCACCATGTCCACCAGGTCGGGCCGCTTGACCGGACTGGGCACCCCCTCGAACCACCGGACCGGCCGAATGCAGCAGTACAGGTCCAGCAGCTGGCGCAGGGCCACGTTCAGGCTGCGGAAGCCGCCCCCGATGGGTGTGGTGAGCGGTCCCTTGATCCCCACGACGTAGTACTGGAACGCCCGCAGGGTGTCCTCGGGCAGCCAGGTCTTGAAGGTCGCGAACGCCTTCTCCCCGGCGAAGACCTCGAACCAGACGATCCGGCGTCGGCCGCCGTAGGCCTTGCGCACCGCGGCCTCGAAGATCCGGCTGGCCGCCCGCCAGATGTCCGGCCCCGTACCGTCCCCCTCGATGTACGGGATGATCGGCTGGTCGGGCACCACGAGGCGCCCGTCGATGACCTCGATACGTTGTCCCTCCGCGGGAGGCGTGAACAGTTCCAGCTGGAGCATACGTCACCGTCCTCTGGCGCCGTGCCGGCGTGGGCGATCTCGGTGGGAACGTCCCGCTTCACTGTACCCCAACGGTCCGGGGCGTTCAAGGCGCGCGCCTGTGGCGGCGTCGCGCCCGCATGACAGGAGCGGTGCGCGCCGATCCCGAATGTTCACCTCGCACACTCTGGACGACGGGAGGGTCCTGTGTACCGTGGGTCGCCAGGCATGCTCGCCTGGATCCTGCACCGCATCACCGGCGTCGCCGTGCTCCTCTTCCTCTTCGCCCACATCGTGGAGACGTCGATGCTCGGGCTCGGGCCCGAGGCCTACAACAGGACGCTGGAGCTCTACCGGCAGCCGTGGTTCAAGCCCCTGGAGTTCCTGCTGGTGGCCGCGGTGCTCTACCACGCCGGGAACGGCATCGTGGTCATGATCCTCGACTTCTGGCCGGCCGCGGCCCGCGCCTACCGCCGCATCTTCTGGATCGGCGCGGGAGCCTACGTCCTGGTGCTGCTCCCGGTCGCCTACCTGATGCTCGGCAAGGTGGTGGGGCTCCGGTGAACGCGCGCCCGCTTGCCCGTGGCGTCCGGCCCGCCGGTGGCCTGCCGCTGGTCCTGTGGTTCTACATGCGCCTCTCGGCCGTGGCGATGCTGGGGCTGGTCGTCGGCCACCTGTACATCATGCACGTCGTCAACTCCACCGACGTCATCGACTTCGCGTTCGTGGCCCAGCGCTTCCGCGGCCCGTTCTGGCGGGCCTACGACCTGCTCATCCTCGTCTTCGCCCTCTCCCACGGGTTGATCGGCCTGCGGGGGATCCTCGACGACTACGTGCACCACCGCGGGTGGCGCGTGGCGGCCGAGATCGCGCTGTGGATCGTGGGCGCGGCCTTCGCCGGACTGGGCGCGCTGGTGCTCTTTACGGTGCAGTTCCCGCCCGGCACCTGAGCCCGCACCCTGTCGGTCGGGAGATCGGGGAGGAGAGTTACCATGGAGACCACCGAGACACGCACGCGCGTGGAGCGGGACTCGCTGGGGCCCATGGAGGTGCCCGCCGACGCGTACTACGGGGCCTCCACCGCCCGTGCCATCCAGAACTTCCCCATCAGCGGCCTGCGCTTCCCGCGGCCGTTCCTGCGGGCCCTGGGCCTGATCAAGCGGGCTGCGGCCGAGGTGAACGCGACCCTGGGGCTGCTGGAGCCCCGCCTGGCGGAGGCGATCGCCCGTGCCGCCCAGGAGGTCGCCGACGGCGCGCTGGACGCCCACTTCCCGCTGGACATCTACCAGACCGGGTCGGGGACGTCCACCAACATGAACGCCAACGAGGTGATCGCCAACCGGGCCGCCGAGCTGCTGGGCGCGCCGCGCGGGGCGCGGGTGGTCCACCCCAACGACCACGTCAACCTCTGCCAGTCCAGCAACGACGTGATCCCCACGGCCATCCACCTGGCGGCCCTACTGGTGATCCGGGACGACCTGCGCCCGGCCCTCGACGAGCTGGAGCGGGCGCTGCGCGCCAAGGCTGTGGCGTTCGCCGACATCATCAAGACCGGCCGCACGCACCTGATGGACGCGACGCCCGTGCGCCTGGGGCAGGAGTTCGAGGGGTACGCCGACCAGGTGGCCGGGGCCCGGCGGCGGCTGGGCTACGCCGAAGAGGAGCTGCGCGAGGTGGCGCTGGGCGGCACGGCGGTCGGCACGGGCGTCAACGCGCACCCGGAGTTCGCCTCACGCACCTGCGCCCGGCTCACCGAGCTCACCGGCATCGCCCTGCGGGAGACCCCCGCACACTTCCAGGCCCAGGCCTGTCTGGACGCCGTGACGTTCACCTCGGGCGTCCTGCGCACCTACGCCACGGCTTTGATGAAGATCGCCAACGACATCCGCTGGATGGGCTCGGGCCCCCGCGCTGGTCTCGCCGAACTGCAGCTGCCCGCGGTGCAGCCGGGCTCCTCCATCATGCCGGGGAAGGTCAACCCGGTGATCGCCGAATCGGTGCTGCAGGCGTGTGCCCAGGTCGTGGGCAACGACGTGGTCGTGGCCCTGGGCAATCAGTGGGGCAACTTCGAGCTGAACACGATGATGCCGGTGATGGCCCACAACCTGCTGCAGGCGGTGCAGCTGCTGGCGGCGTCGTCCCGCAACTTCGCCCGGCAGTGCGTCGCCGGGCTCGAGGCCACCGGGCGCGGCCCGGAGATGGTGGAGCGCGGCCTGATGCTGGCCACAGCGCTTGCGCCCGTGATCGGCTACGACGCCGCCGCCGAGATCGCCAAGGAGGCCGCGCGCACGGGGCGCACGGTGCGGGAGGTGGCCCTCGACCGCACGCAGCTGCGCGCCGAGGAGCTGGACCGCATCCTCGATCCGGCCGCTATGACCGCGCCTGGCCTGCGGGGGCTGCCCGGCGGCGGCTGACCGCGGACCGGCAGGGCGGGCCGCGCCGGGCGCCGAACCCCGGCCGGCAGACAGACGCACGCGCGGGACGGACCGTGGGGGGCCCGGGGCGTGATCGAACGCGAGCACGACGTGCTCATCGTCGGCGGCGGGGGCGCCGGGCTGCGGGCGGCCATCGCCGTGGCCGAACGCGACCCGCGGCTCGACGTGGCCATCGTCTCCAAGGTCTACCCCATGCGCAGCCACACCGTCGCGGCCGAGGGCGGCGCCGCGGCGGTGATCAAGCCCAACGACTCCCTCGACGCCCACATCGAGGACACCATCGCGGGCGCCGACTGGCTGGCCGACCAGGATGCCGTCGAGGTCTTCGTGCGAGAGGCGCCCCGCGAGATGGTGCAGCTGGAGCACTGGGGCTGCCCGTGGAGCCGGGCGCCCGACGGGACGGTCGCGGTACGCCCCTTCGGCGGGATGCGGATCGCGCGGACGTGGTTCGCGGCCGACAAGACCGGCTTCCATATGTTGCACACCCTCTTCCAGACCGCCCTCAAGTACGCGTCGATCACCTGGTACCACGAGTGGTTCGTCACCCGCCTGCTGGTGGAGGACGGCCGCTGCCAGGGCGTCACCGCCCTCGAGCTGCGGACGGGGCGGCTCCACCTGATCGCCGCCCGCGCGGTGATCCTCTGCACCGGCGGGGCGGGGCGTATCTACCCGTTCACCACCAACGGGGCCATCTGCACCGGCGACGGCATGGCGCTGGCCTACCGGGCGGGCGTCCCGCTCAAGGACATGGAGTTCGTCCAGTACCACCCCACCGGGCTGCCGCCCACGGGCATTCTCATCACCGAGGCTGCCCGTGCGGAAGGGGGCGTGCTGATCAACAAGGACGGCTACCGGTACCTGCAGGACTACGGCCTGGGGCCGGCTGAGCCGTGGCCGCGGCTGCGGGCCATGGAGATGGGGCCCCGGGACCGCCTCTCGCAGGCGTTCGTACACGAGGTGCGCAAGGGCCGCACGGTGCGCGGCCCCTACGGCGACGTGGTGCACCTCGACCTGCGCCATCTCGGCGAGGCCACGATCCGCGAGCGGCTCCCCTTCGTGCGCGAGCTGTGCCTCCACTACGCCGGGCTCGACCCCGCCCGCGAGCTGATCCCGGTGCGACCCGTGGTGCACTACATGATGGGCGGCGTGGACACCGACGTCTCCGGGGCCACGCCCCTGCCGGGGTTGTTCGCCGCCGGCGAGTGCGCCTGCGTCAGCATCAACGGCGCCAACCGCCTGGGGTCGAACTCGCTGCCCGAGCTGCTGGTGTTCGGCGCCCGCGCCGGTGCTGCTGCCGCTGCCTTCGCGCTGGAGCACCGCGACCTGCGGCTGTCGGCGCTGGCGGCGCAGGCGCGCGACGAGGAGGAACGCCTGGCCCGCCGGTTCCGGCGTGCCGCCGCGGGCAGCGAACGGCTGAGCCGGCTGCGGGCTGTGCTCACCCAGACCATGGAGGAGGGCTGCGGCATCTACCGCGACGCCGCAGGCCTGCGGGCAGCCTGCGCGACGCTGGCCGACCTGCGGGCGCGCTGCACGCGCGTCGCCCTCGACGACCCCTCGCACGTGTACAACACCGAGCTCGTGGCGGCCCTGGAGTTCAACTTCATGCTGGACGTGGCCGAGGCCGTGGCGCACTCGGCACTGGCCCGGGAGGAGTCCCGGGGCTCGCACCAGCGCACCGACTTCCCCCGGCGCGACGATGCGCGGTTCCTCAAGCACACCCTGGCCTTTGCCACCGACGGCCCCCCGCGGATCGCCTACCGCGACGTGGTGATCACGCGCTGGCCGCCGGCCGAGCGGGTCTACGGCGGGTAACCCATGGCCGAGCCCACGATCACCCTGGAGGTCTGGCGCTACCACCCGGAGCAGGAGGCGGCGCCGCGGTTCCAGCCCTACCAGGTCCCCTACCGGCCCGACTGGGTCGTGCTGGACGCCCTGAACTACATCAAGGACCACCTGGACGGCAGCGTGGCGTACCGCTGGTCGTGCCGCATGGGCGTCTGCGGCTCGTGCGGCATGACCATCAACGGGGTCCCGCGGCTGTCGTGCGCCGCCTTCCTGAAGGAGTACTACCCCCGTCCCGTCCGGGTCGAGCCGCTGGCCAACTTCCCCGTCGAGCGCGACCTGATCGTGGACCTCACCGACTTCCTGGAGAAGCTGCCAGCGGTGCGGCCCTGGATCATCCGGCGCGACGCGGGGCCTCCCGACGCCGAGTTCCGCCAGACGCCCGAGGAACTCGAGACCTACCGGCAGTTCAGCATGTGCATCAACTGCCTGCTGTGCTACGCGGCGTGCCCGGTCTACGCCCTGGAACCGCGCTTCCTCGGGCCCGCAGCGCTGGCCCTGGCGGCCCGCTACACCCTCGATTCGCGCGACCAGGGCCGCGCCGAGCGCCACCCGGTGGTGGCGGGCCCCGATGGGGTCTGGGACTGCACCTTGGTGGGCGAGTGCACCACGGTCTGTCCCAAGGACGTGGACCCCGCCGGCGCCATCCAGCGCCTGAAGCTGGCCAGCGCGCTGGCCTGGCTGCGCGACGTCGTGCTGCCGTGGGGACGCCGGTGAGCGCCGGGGACCCGCGGCCCTATCGGCGTCCGCCGCACTTCGCCTGGTGGTGGGGCCACCGCGCACACCCTCTTCGTGGCGCGCGAACTGACGAGCATCTTCGTGGCGGCCACGGCCCTGGTGCTGCTGGGGTTCGCCTGGACCGCGATGCAGGGGCCCGACGCGTACGCGGCCTACGTCGCCCTCATGACCCGGCCGGCCGCCACGGTCCTCCACGCCGTTGCGCTGGTGGCCGTGGTCTACCATGCCCTCACCTGGTGGATGCTCGCGCCGCGGGCAGCGGTGGTGCGGGTCGGCGGGCGACGGCTCTCGCCCCGGGTAGTGCTGGGTGGAGCGTACGCCGCGTGGGCCGTGGCGTCGGCCATCGTCGCCTGGTTCGTGCTGCGAGGGCCGTGATGGCCCGCGCGCCGATCCGGCCCACGCCACCGCCGCACGCCGGCGAGGTCGAGCGCTCCGCCGAGCCGCTGTGGTGGCTGCTCTTCGCGACGGGCGGCACCGTGGCGGCCCTGGTGCTTCCCATCCACGCGCTGCTGCACCTGACGCTGGCGCTGGGGCTCGCGGGCGAGGCGTTCGCGTACGCGCGGGTGGCGGGGCTGCTCGCACACCCGCTGGCGCGGCTGTACGTGACGGTGGTGGTGGGGCTGGCGCTGCTGCACTGGGCGCACCGCTTCCGCTACACGCTGGCCGAGGGCCTCCGGTTGAAGGCGTCGTGGGTGCCCATCCCGCTGGCGTGCTACGGCGCCGCCCTGCTTGGGGTCACGCTGACCGTCGTCCGGCTCTTCTTCCTCTAGGCCTCCGGTCCTCTGCACCATCCGGGTGCACCATGGGCGCGCGCAGGAGCGACGCGCCGCACGGCTGGCGGGCGCGCCGCGCATCCGGTGCGGCGACTGCCCCGGCGCCTGGCCTCCCCGGCGGTGTCCACCGCCTCGCAGGCGTTGGCGGCCCCGGGGTGGAATCCCTAACAGGAGCCCGCGTGCGAGAGTGCGAAGCCGGACGCAAGGCTCCCGAGAGCCGGGCGCCGCGGGTTCCGCTGCCGCGGCGTCGGTGCGGGACGAACGGGAGGAGGCCATGCTGCGGGTGATTCATGCGTACAACGTGAAGCCGGGCGTTGACGAGCGGGCCTTCGTCGAGTGGCTCGACAGCCAGCTCGACGAGATCACGCGCCGCTTCGGGTGTATCGGCCGCAAGACGTGGGTGTTCCTGGACGGCTTCGAAGGGCGCTACGAGCAGCCGCGCCCGGTGCGGCGTCCACGGTACCTCAACGAGGCGTTCTGGGTCGGCGAGGACGCCGCCAACAACTTCCGCACGTGGCTGCTCTCGCCCGAGGGCGCCGCGCTGCGCCAGCGCTGGTTCGACTCCATCACAGATCACACGGTGCTGCGCTACGTCGACTACGCACCGTCGCCGGTGGTGACCGATGATTGAGCACACCTTCGATGCGGTCATCGTGGGAGCGGGGGGCGCGGGCCTGCGCGCGGCCGTCGAGTTGGGCGGCGCGCGGGTGGCCGTGATCAGCAAGCTGTACCCGCCCCGCTCGCACACCGGGGCGGCCCAGGGCGGCATCGGCGCGGCCCTGGGCAACATGGAGGAAGACCACCCGGAGTGGCACACCTTCGACACCATCAAGGGAGGCGACTACCTGGTCGACCAGGACGCGGCCGCGCTGATGTGCGAGGAGGCCGTGGAGACCGTCTACGAGCTGGAGCACTGGGGGTTGCCCTTCGACCGGACCCCGGATGGCCGCATCGCGCAGCGCCGGTTCGGCGGCCACACCCGCAACTTCGGCGAGGCGCCGGTGCGCCGGGCCTGCCACGCCGCCGACCGGACCGGGCACATGATCCTGCAGACGCTCTACCAGCAGAGCCTGCGGCTGGGCGTGCAGTTCTTCGACGAGTTCCAGATGCTGGACCTGGTGGTGGCCGACGGGCGCTGCGGCGGCCTGGTGGCCTACGAGATCGCCCGCGGTGAGCTCCACCTCTTCCGGGCCAAGGCGGTGCTGCTGGCCACGGGCGGCTTCGGTCGGATCTACAAGGTCACCAGCAATGCGCACGCTCTCACCGGCGACGGCGTGGCCATCGCGTGGCGGTGCGGGGTCCCTCTGGAGGACATGGAGTTCTTCCAGTTCCACCCCACCGGCATCTACAAGCTCGGCATCCTGCTGTCGGAGGCGGCGCGGGGTGAGGGCGCGGTGCTGCTCAACGACCGCGGCGAGCGCTTCATGGAGCGCTACGCGCCCACGCTGAAAGACCTGGCCCCCCGCGACCTGATCTCACGCTGCATGTACCTCGAGATCCGGGAAGGGCGGGGCATCGGCGGCAAGGACTACCTCCACCTGGACTTTCGCCACCTGGGCAAGGAGGTCATCGATCAGAAGCTCCCCGACATCACCGAGTTCGTCCGGGTGTACATGGGGCTGGACCCCACGCGGGAGCCGGTGCCGATCCAGCCCACCGCCCACTACGCCATGGGCGGCATCCCCACCAACACCGACGGCCAGGTGATCGTCAACGAGCGCGGCGATCCCCTCTGGGGCCTGTACGCCGCCGGTGAGTGCGCCTGCGTCTCGGTGCACGGCGCGAACCGCCTGGGCACCAACTCGCTGGTGGACATCCTGGTGTTCGGCCGGCGGGCGGGCCGCCACATGGCCCGCTACCTCCGCGACGCCGAGCTGCCGCCCGTCCACGGCGACCCCGCCGGGCGCGCCCGCCGTGAGATCGACGCGCTGCTGGCCCGCGACCAGGGCGAGCCCGTGGCCCGCCTGCGGGACGAGCTGCAGCAGGAGATGATGGACAACGTCGGCGTCTTCCGCACCGCCGCCGGGCTCCAGCACGCGCTGGCGAAGATCCACGAGCTGCGGGAGCGCTACGGCCGCGCGCGCATCAACGACCACGGCCGGCGGTTCAACACCGACCTGCTGGAGGCGCTGGAGCTGGGCTTCCTCCTGGACCTGGCCGAGGCGACCGCCGCCAGCGCCCTGCACCGCACCGAGAGCCGCGGGGGCCACTTCCGGGAGGACTTCCCCCGCCGCGACGACGCCGCCTGGCTCAAGCACACGCTGCTCTACCGCGGGCCCGACGGCCGGCACGAGTTCCGGTACAAGCCGGTCGTGATCACCCGATTCCAGCCGAAGGAGCGGACGTACTGACCATGACCGTACGCTTTCGCATCAAGCGGTTCGACCCCGAGCGCGATCGCGCGCCGCACTGGGAGGAGTACGACGTGCCGGCCGAGCCCACCGACCGGGTCCTGGACGGCCTGCACTACATCAAGTGGTACCTGGACGGCACCCTGACCCTGCGCCGGTCGTGCGCCCACGGCATCTGCGGCTCCGACGCCATGATGATCAACGGCCGCAACCAGCTGGCGTGCAAGCTCCTCATCAGGGATGCGGGGCCGCGCATCACGGTGGAGCCGCTGCGCGGCCTGCCGGTGATCAAGGACCTGGTGGTGGACATGGAGCCGTTCTTCGCCAAATACCGGGCCGTGATGCCCTGGCTGGTGGCCCACGATCCGCCGCCGGACCGCGAGCGCCTCCAGAGCCCGGCGGAGCGCGCCCGCTTCGAGGACACCACCAAGTGCATCCTGTGCGCGGCGTGCACCACCTCGTGTCCGATCTTCTGGGCCGACGGCGCCTACCTGGGCCCGGCGGCCATCGTCAACGCCCACCGGTTCATCTTCGACAGCCGCGACCAGGCCGCCGACGACCGGCTGGCGATCCTCGCCGAGCGCGCGGGCGTCTTCAAGTGCCGGACCACGTTCAACTGCACCGACGCCTGTCCCCGCGGCATCGAGGTGACCCGCGCGATCCAGGAGGTCAAGCAGGCGATCCTGTTCCGCCGCGTCTAGGCCGTGGCCGGGGTCTTCGCGCGCATCTACGCGGCCGTGCGGGCCATCCCGCGCGGCCGCGTCGCCTCCTACGGCGAGGTCGCCCGGCGCGCCGGGCTGGGGCACGGCGCCCGCACCGTGGGCTGGGCGCTGGCCGCGCTACCGCCCGAGGCGGCGGTCCCCTGGTGGCGCGTCGTCCGCGCCGACGGCACCATCGCCCCCCGGGAGGGCGCGGCCCACCAGGGGGCACGGCTGGCCCGTGAGGGCGTGCAGGTGCGCGGGGGCCGCGTGGCGCTGCGGCGCGACGGCCGGACGGCTACGCGCCCCCGCCGGCGCGCGGTGTCGGCGACGGGCCCGGCGCGTCCGTCACGCCCGCGCGCGGGTCGGGCGGGCGCACGCGCGCGCGCTGCCGGCTCCGCACCGCGAGCCAGGCCGCCCCGCAGACGGCCGCGCCCGCGGCGACGGCGACGCGGGCGCCCGCGGCCTGCGCCAGCGCACCCATGACCAGGCCGCCCAGCGGCGCCGTGCCGAAGAACGCCAGGATGTAGAGGCTCATCACGCGGCCGCGCAGCGCGTCGGGCACGAGGGCCTGGATCGTGGTGTTGGTCGCCGAGAGGTACGCGGTCATGGTGGCGCCCACCCCGACGATGAGGGCCAGCGAGACGGGAAACGCCGGGCTGGCGGCGAAGGCGGCCAGCAGCACCGTGAACGCACCGTGGAGCGCCAGGATCACGGGCTCCAGGCGCTGCGGGCGGGCCGTGGCCAGGGCTAGCACGCCGGCGGTGGCCCCCAGCCCGCTGGCGGTCAGCAGCAGCCCGTAGCCGCGCGCCGCGACGTGCAGCACGTCGCGGGCGAAGACCGGCAGCAGCACGGTGTACGACAGCCCGAACACACCCGTGACGGCCATCAGGCCCAGCAGGGTGCGCAGCACCGGCTGCCCCAGCGCGAAGGTCAGCCCCTCCCGCACCGCGCGGACCAGGTGCTGGCGCTCGTCGGCCGGCGGACGCGAGTTCACCGGGATCGTGGCCAGCGCCGCCAGGACGGCGAGGTAGGAGACGGTGTTGAGGGCGAAGCTCAGTCCGGGCCCGGTGCGGTCGCCGAACCGGTCGATGATGACGCCGGCGATGACCGGGCCGACGATCCGTGAGCCGTTGAAGACCGCCGAGTTCAGCGCGATGGCGTTCATCAGGTCGTCGCGGTCCACCAGGTAGGCCAGCAACGA is a window encoding:
- a CDS encoding class II fumarate hydratase, with the translated sequence METTETRTRVERDSLGPMEVPADAYYGASTARAIQNFPISGLRFPRPFLRALGLIKRAAAEVNATLGLLEPRLAEAIARAAQEVADGALDAHFPLDIYQTGSGTSTNMNANEVIANRAAELLGAPRGARVVHPNDHVNLCQSSNDVIPTAIHLAALLVIRDDLRPALDELERALRAKAVAFADIIKTGRTHLMDATPVRLGQEFEGYADQVAGARRRLGYAEEELREVALGGTAVGTGVNAHPEFASRTCARLTELTGIALRETPAHFQAQACLDAVTFTSGVLRTYATALMKIANDIRWMGSGPRAGLAELQLPAVQPGSSIMPGKVNPVIAESVLQACAQVVGNDVVVALGNQWGNFELNTMMPVMAHNLLQAVQLLAASSRNFARQCVAGLEATGRGPEMVERGLMLATALAPVIGYDAAAEIAKEAARTGRTVREVALDRTQLRAEELDRILDPAAMTAPGLRGLPGGG
- the frdA gene encoding fumarate reductase (quinol) flavoprotein subunit; its protein translation is MEREHDVLIVGGGGAGLRAAIAVAERDPRLDVAIVSKVYPMRSHTVAAEGGAAAVIKPNDSLDAHIEDTIAGADWLADQDAVEVFVREAPREMVQLEHWGCPWSRAPDGTVAVRPFGGMRIARTWFAADKTGFHMLHTLFQTALKYASITWYHEWFVTRLLVEDGRCQGVTALELRTGRLHLIAARAVILCTGGAGRIYPFTTNGAICTGDGMALAYRAGVPLKDMEFVQYHPTGLPPTGILITEAARAEGGVLINKDGYRYLQDYGLGPAEPWPRLRAMEMGPRDRLSQAFVHEVRKGRTVRGPYGDVVHLDLRHLGEATIRERLPFVRELCLHYAGLDPARELIPVRPVVHYMMGGVDTDVSGATPLPGLFAAGECACVSINGANRLGSNSLPELLVFGARAGAAAAAFALEHRDLRLSALAAQARDEEERLARRFRRAAAGSERLSRLRAVLTQTMEEGCGIYRDAAGLRAACATLADLRARCTRVALDDPSHVYNTELVAALEFNFMLDVAEAVAHSALAREESRGSHQRTDFPRRDDARFLKHTLAFATDGPPRIAYRDVVITRWPPAERVYGG
- a CDS encoding fumarate reductase subunit D, producing MARAPIRPTPPPHAGEVERSAEPLWWLLFATGGTVAALVLPIHALLHLTLALGLAGEAFAYARVAGLLAHPLARLYVTVVVGLALLHWAHRFRYTLAEGLRLKASWVPIPLACYGAALLGVTLTVVRLFFL
- a CDS encoding succinate dehydrogenase iron-sulfur subunit; this encodes MTVRFRIKRFDPERDRAPHWEEYDVPAEPTDRVLDGLHYIKWYLDGTLTLRRSCAHGICGSDAMMINGRNQLACKLLIRDAGPRITVEPLRGLPVIKDLVVDMEPFFAKYRAVMPWLVAHDPPPDRERLQSPAERARFEDTTKCILCAACTTSCPIFWADGAYLGPAAIVNAHRFIFDSRDQAADDRLAILAERAGVFKCRTTFNCTDACPRGIEVTRAIQEVKQAILFRRV
- the sdhC gene encoding succinate dehydrogenase, cytochrome b556 subunit produces the protein MYRGSPGMLAWILHRITGVAVLLFLFAHIVETSMLGLGPEAYNRTLELYRQPWFKPLEFLLVAAVLYHAGNGIVVMILDFWPAAARAYRRIFWIGAGAYVLVLLPVAYLMLGKVVGLR
- the sdhD gene encoding succinate dehydrogenase, hydrophobic membrane anchor protein encodes the protein MNARPLARGVRPAGGLPLVLWFYMRLSAVAMLGLVVGHLYIMHVVNSTDVIDFAFVAQRFRGPFWRAYDLLILVFALSHGLIGLRGILDDYVHHRGWRVAAEIALWIVGAAFAGLGALVLFTVQFPPGT
- a CDS encoding fumarate reductase subunit C (part of four member fumarate reductase enzyme complex FrdABCD which catalyzes the reduction of fumarate to succinate during anaerobic respiration; FrdCD are the membrane components which interact with quinone and are involved in electron transfer; FrdAB are the catalytic subcomplex consisting of a flavoprotein subunit and an iron-sulfur subunit, respectively; the catalytic subunits are similar to succinate dehydrogenase SdhAB); translation: MARELTSIFVAATALVLLGFAWTAMQGPDAYAAYVALMTRPAATVLHAVALVAVVYHALTWWMLAPRAAVVRVGGRRLSPRVVLGGAYAAWAVASAIVAWFVLRGP
- a CDS encoding MFS transporter, producing MTVRTLAPAQTFRALRHPHYRRFWWGGLVSLIGSWIQITAQGWLVYDLTGSPFMLGTVTMVNTVPTMLLGVVGGAVADRSEKRHLLLATQGTFMLVSAILAALTLTGRIAVWHILALSAASGVAAALDMPARQSLLAYLVDRDDLMNAIALNSAVFNGSRIVGPVIAGVIIDRFGDRTGPGLSFALNTVSYLAVLAALATIPVNSRPPADERQHLVRAVREGLTFALGQPVLRTLLGLMAVTGVFGLSYTVLLPVFARDVLHVAARGYGLLLTASGLGATAGVLALATARPQRLEPVILALHGAFTVLLAAFAASPAFPVSLALIVGVGATMTAYLSATNTTIQALVPDALRGRVMSLYILAFFGTAPLGGLVMGALAQAAGARVAVAAGAAVCGAAWLAVRSRQRARVRPPDPRAGVTDAPGPSPTPRAGGGA
- a CDS encoding succinate dehydrogenase/fumarate reductase iron-sulfur subunit, with protein sequence MAEPTITLEVWRYHPEQEAAPRFQPYQVPYRPDWVVLDALNYIKDHLDGSVAYRWSCRMGVCGSCGMTINGVPRLSCAAFLKEYYPRPVRVEPLANFPVERDLIVDLTDFLEKLPAVRPWIIRRDAGPPDAEFRQTPEELETYRQFSMCINCLLCYAACPVYALEPRFLGPAALALAARYTLDSRDQGRAERHPVVAGPDGVWDCTLVGECTTVCPKDVDPAGAIQRLKLASALAWLRDVVLPWGRR
- the sdhA gene encoding succinate dehydrogenase flavoprotein subunit, yielding MEHTFDAVIVGAGGAGLRAAVELGGARVAVISKLYPPRSHTGAAQGGIGAALGNMEEDHPEWHTFDTIKGGDYLVDQDAAALMCEEAVETVYELEHWGLPFDRTPDGRIAQRRFGGHTRNFGEAPVRRACHAADRTGHMILQTLYQQSLRLGVQFFDEFQMLDLVVADGRCGGLVAYEIARGELHLFRAKAVLLATGGFGRIYKVTSNAHALTGDGVAIAWRCGVPLEDMEFFQFHPTGIYKLGILLSEAARGEGAVLLNDRGERFMERYAPTLKDLAPRDLISRCMYLEIREGRGIGGKDYLHLDFRHLGKEVIDQKLPDITEFVRVYMGLDPTREPVPIQPTAHYAMGGIPTNTDGQVIVNERGDPLWGLYAAGECACVSVHGANRLGTNSLVDILVFGRRAGRHMARYLRDAELPPVHGDPAGRARREIDALLARDQGEPVARLRDELQQEMMDNVGVFRTAAGLQHALAKIHELRERYGRARINDHGRRFNTDLLEALELGFLLDLAEATAASALHRTESRGGHFREDFPRRDDAAWLKHTLLYRGPDGRHEFRYKPVVITRFQPKERTY